The sequence TCCCTGCTCTTCGCCCTGTTCGCTCCGACGCTGACGCGCTTCATGCTGGCCACCCCCGAGGCTTTCGTGTTGGCCTTGGGAGGCATCGCCATGCTCAAGGCCCTGCAGCAGGCCTTCGTGACGGCCTTCGCCACCAAATTCACCCTGGGCGCCCTGGTGACGTTCGTCGTGACGATTTCCGGCCTGGACCTGTTCAATATCCATGCAGCGTTCTGGGGCATCCTCTTCGGCTATGCCGCCTCCCGGCTCATGGAACGCACGGACCATGCAACCGTTTCCGGGCCATAGCGCGGATACCGGATCCGTTGCGCGGATAGCCCGCACGCTGGGCAGCTGGCAGTTCGTGCCGAGCCTGCGAGCTGGCCTAAGCTGGCGGTAGCTTACATCGATCTTTTCGGACAGGACGGGCATGGCCACGGGCAGCATGTATCGGGTGGGAGTACTGGGCCACGGGGCGATCGGCTCCGTGGTGGCGGAGCAACTGGCAGCCGGGACGGTGCACGGTGCCCAGCTCGAAGGGGTGATCCTGCGCCGTCCGCAAGCCGGGCTGGAGCATGAGCAGCTGAGCTGGGAGGCGGCCCTGGAGCGCTGCGACCTGGTGGTCGAATGCGCGGGCCAGCAAGCCCTGCGCGAGAATGCGGTGTGCATCCTGGCCTCCGGGGTTGACCTGCTGGCCAGTTCCATGGGAGCGCTGGCTGACCCGGAGTTCGCCGCGCAAGTGCAGGCCGCCGGACCGGGACGCTTGTCCAGCACTGCTGGGGCCATCGGCGGATTGGACCTGCTGGGCGCGGCTGCCCGGATGGGCGGCATCGACCAGGTGCTGGTGACGACGCGCAAGCTGCCGGCCATCTTGGTGCAGCCGTGGATGGATGCGCAGCTGCGCGGTGAATTGGAGCAGGCCGCCGGACCGGTAGAGGTATTTCGCGGTCCAGCCGCGGCAGCGGCCCAGGACTTCCCGAAGTCATTGAATGTGGCCGCGGCGGTGGCGTTGGCTGTGGGGGATTGGGATGCGGTGACAGCCAGATTGATCGCCGACCCGGAGGCAGGCCTGACCGAGCACCGCATCGAGGCGCGCGGCCCAGCCGGCGAGTACAGCTTCTCGATCAAGAACCACCCCTCGCCACGCAACCCGCGCACCAGCGGTATCGTCCCGTGGGCCCTGCTGCACTCGATCCGGCAAGCCGCGGCGGCGCGCCGCTAGCGGCGCGGTGTCACCGCTAGTCTCCTTCGGCTGCCGCGTACTCCTCCAGCACCTTCTTGCCGATCTTGAACGCCACGTTCGCTGCCGGAACGGAGCAGTAGATGGCGCATTGCAAGAAGACTTCCTTGATTTCTTCGGGAGTCATGCCGTTGCGCAGGGCCGCGTGCACATGCATTTCCAGTTCTTCCCAGTAGCCGCCGGCGATCATTGCGGTCAGCGTGATGGCGCTGCGGGTAGTGTGTGGCAGGCCGTCGCGGGTCCAGATGGTGCCCCATGCGTAGCGGGTGATCATTTCCTGGAATTCGTCGGTGAACTCATTCGAGTTCCTGGTGGAACGCTCAACGTGCTCGTTGCCCAGCACCTGGCGGCGTACCTCCATGCCGGCATCG comes from Glutamicibacter arilaitensis Re117 and encodes:
- a CDS encoding aspartate dehydrogenase domain-containing protein codes for the protein MATGSMYRVGVLGHGAIGSVVAEQLAAGTVHGAQLEGVILRRPQAGLEHEQLSWEAALERCDLVVECAGQQALRENAVCILASGVDLLASSMGALADPEFAAQVQAAGPGRLSSTAGAIGGLDLLGAAARMGGIDQVLVTTRKLPAILVQPWMDAQLRGELEQAAGPVEVFRGPAAAAAQDFPKSLNVAAAVALAVGDWDAVTARLIADPEAGLTEHRIEARGPAGEYSFSIKNHPSPRNPRTSGIVPWALLHSIRQAAAARR
- the pcaC gene encoding 4-carboxymuconolactone decarboxylase; translation: MADSPRLPGDTYDAGMEVRRQVLGNEHVERSTRNSNEFTDEFQEMITRYAWGTIWTRDGLPHTTRSAITLTAMIAGGYWEELEMHVHAALRNGMTPEEIKEVFLQCAIYCSVPAANVAFKIGKKVLEEYAAAEGD